A genome region from Candidatus Baltobacteraceae bacterium includes the following:
- a CDS encoding arginine repressor, which yields MKDRRQRAILTLVATRPVHSQDELVALLEAQGFAATQATVSRDIKELGLVKVPIKVNGNGHEDDALFKYVVPNATVNYVSRLHRVIAELAVSIQGSVNLIVIKAPPGSAMMVASAVDEAGWPEILGTLGGDDTVMIVVRSAEEMPVIKQRFLDLKGSSAA from the coding sequence ATGAAAGATCGTCGCCAACGGGCGATTCTCACGCTGGTCGCGACGCGGCCGGTTCACTCGCAAGACGAACTGGTCGCGCTGCTCGAAGCGCAGGGCTTCGCCGCCACGCAAGCAACCGTCTCGCGCGACATCAAGGAACTGGGTCTGGTCAAGGTGCCGATCAAGGTCAACGGCAACGGCCATGAGGACGATGCGCTCTTCAAATACGTGGTGCCCAACGCAACCGTCAACTACGTGAGCCGCCTGCACCGTGTGATCGCCGAACTGGCGGTCAGCATCCAAGGCAGCGTCAACCTGATCGTGATCAAGGCGCCGCCGGGCAGCGCGATGATGGTTGCCTCGGCAGTCGACGAAGCCGGCTGGCCGGAAATCTTGGGTACGCTCGGGGGCGATGACACGGTGATGATCGTCGTGCGCAGCGCCGAAGAGATGCCCGTGATCAAACAACGGTTCTTGGATTTGAAAGGAAGCAGCGCAGCGTGA
- a CDS encoding argininosuccinate synthase: MSRIVLAYSGGLDTSVLLKKLILAGNEVVAMTADLGESDGVAGAGAAAELEKVRKKALALGAYDAVVIDARERFVSNYVQPALAANAMYEGVYPLSAALSRPLIGALLVEVAHQFSADAVAHGCTGKGNDQVRIELAVRALDPALTVRAPLRESPLSRPDAIVFAAEHGIPIAHSAAKPYSVDANLWGRSIEAGVLEDPWTAPPEDAYAWTASAAVQPAKPDEIVLHFDDGVPALDDTRGAALIAKLNALAGVHGIGRIDLVEDRVIGVKSREVYEAPAATVLLAAHKALERLVLTRDELRFKASCDQKYAELVYDGLWMSPLRDALDAFNGSFAARVTGDVRLSLYHGTVTTAGVRSPFALYNESLATYGAGDTFDHRAADGFIRVYGLPLDQLAAVRSLDSVARSL; this comes from the coding sequence GTGAGCCGCATCGTCCTCGCTTACTCCGGCGGTCTCGACACGTCGGTCCTCCTCAAGAAGTTGATCCTCGCCGGGAACGAGGTCGTCGCGATGACCGCGGATCTGGGTGAGTCGGACGGCGTCGCCGGCGCCGGCGCCGCCGCCGAACTCGAAAAGGTGCGCAAGAAAGCGCTCGCGCTGGGCGCGTACGACGCGGTGGTGATCGACGCGCGCGAGCGCTTCGTGAGCAACTACGTGCAGCCGGCGCTGGCGGCGAACGCGATGTACGAAGGCGTCTACCCGCTCTCGGCCGCGCTCTCGCGGCCGTTGATCGGCGCGCTGCTGGTCGAAGTCGCGCATCAATTCAGTGCCGACGCGGTCGCGCACGGCTGTACCGGCAAGGGCAACGACCAGGTGCGCATCGAGCTGGCGGTGCGCGCGCTCGATCCGGCGCTGACGGTGCGCGCGCCGCTGCGAGAATCGCCGCTCTCGCGTCCCGACGCGATCGTGTTCGCGGCCGAACACGGCATTCCGATCGCGCACTCGGCGGCGAAACCATATTCGGTCGACGCCAATCTGTGGGGCCGCTCGATCGAAGCGGGCGTGCTCGAAGACCCGTGGACGGCGCCGCCCGAGGACGCATACGCGTGGACCGCGTCGGCCGCCGTTCAACCGGCGAAGCCCGACGAGATCGTCCTGCACTTCGACGACGGCGTGCCCGCGTTGGATGACACGCGCGGTGCGGCGCTGATCGCCAAGCTCAATGCGCTCGCCGGCGTGCACGGCATCGGGCGCATCGATTTGGTCGAGGACCGGGTGATCGGTGTCAAGTCGCGCGAAGTTTACGAGGCGCCGGCGGCGACCGTGCTGCTGGCGGCGCACAAGGCGCTCGAGCGGCTGGTGCTCACGCGCGACGAGCTGCGGTTCAAGGCGAGCTGCGATCAGAAATACGCGGAGCTGGTCTACGACGGCTTGTGGATGTCGCCGCTGCGCGATGCGCTCGATGCTTTCAACGGCTCGTTCGCGGCGCGCGTAACCGGCGACGTACGCCTGTCGCTCTATCATGGCACCGTCACGACGGCGGGTGTGCGCTCGCCGTTCGCGCTCTACAACGAGTCGCTCGCGACCTACGGTGCAGGTGACACGTTCGACCATCGCGCCGCCGACGGGTTCATTCGCGTGTATGGGTTACCGCTGGATCAGTTGGCTGCGGTTCGGTCCCTCGACTCCGTTGCGCGGAGTCTGTGA
- the argH gene encoding argininosuccinate lyase has product MTHLQWGGRFGAAPDPALLAFGSSLEDDLVLAPFDVQTSQAHVDALAGGGIIDPAAAAALHGALDGVAAEIENGSFDAYARASGAEDVHGAIDARVRELRPQAGALLHAGRSRNDQVATTLALYAHDRARAGARRTQSIARHLLARAVEELNAQTLLAATTHMQPAQPVLLAFWLQTAAEPFVRDAKRFARVADSALHSCPLGSGAVSGSTLPLDREAACRRLGFERPSRNAMDAIGTRESALDVAHACALALVNASRVSAEIVVWAMPAFGYVRLGDASSTGSSLMPQKRNPDVFELVRGSASEITGAYFGALASTIGLPLSYHRDLQETKRLTIAVCERALAALDAFERALRDTNFVRANLNARAGEGYTVATDIADALIQSGTSARDAHAFVGAAVRAAEEAGRALDERDLDALAREAGLKNLHAPLTPQASVAAKMTSGSTSPGAVRAGLASLAAELDQI; this is encoded by the coding sequence GTGACACATTTGCAGTGGGGCGGCAGGTTCGGCGCCGCGCCCGATCCGGCGCTGCTCGCCTTCGGCTCGTCGCTGGAAGACGATCTCGTGCTCGCGCCGTTCGACGTGCAAACCTCGCAGGCGCACGTCGATGCGCTCGCGGGCGGCGGCATCATCGATCCCGCGGCGGCAGCCGCGCTGCACGGTGCGCTCGATGGCGTCGCAGCCGAGATCGAGAACGGAAGCTTCGATGCGTACGCGCGTGCGAGCGGCGCCGAGGACGTGCACGGTGCGATCGATGCGCGCGTGCGCGAGCTGCGCCCGCAGGCCGGTGCGCTCTTGCACGCCGGGCGCAGCCGTAACGATCAGGTCGCAACCACGCTCGCGCTCTACGCGCACGACCGCGCGCGGGCGGGCGCGCGGCGCACGCAGTCGATCGCGCGGCATCTGCTCGCGCGCGCCGTGGAAGAACTCAACGCGCAGACGCTGCTCGCGGCGACGACGCACATGCAGCCGGCACAGCCGGTGCTGCTGGCCTTCTGGCTTCAGACGGCCGCCGAACCGTTCGTTCGCGACGCAAAACGTTTCGCGCGCGTGGCCGATTCGGCACTGCATTCGTGTCCGCTCGGCTCGGGGGCGGTGTCGGGCTCGACCCTTCCGCTCGATCGCGAGGCGGCGTGCCGGCGCTTGGGATTCGAACGGCCCTCGCGCAATGCGATGGACGCGATCGGTACGCGTGAGAGCGCGCTCGACGTCGCGCACGCGTGCGCGCTTGCGCTCGTCAACGCTTCCCGCGTGAGCGCGGAGATCGTCGTGTGGGCGATGCCGGCGTTCGGGTACGTTCGCCTGGGCGACGCCAGTTCGACCGGCTCGAGCCTGATGCCGCAGAAGCGCAATCCCGACGTCTTCGAATTGGTGCGCGGCAGCGCGAGCGAGATTACCGGAGCGTATTTCGGTGCGCTCGCTTCGACCATCGGGTTGCCGCTTTCCTATCATCGCGATCTGCAGGAGACCAAACGCCTGACGATCGCGGTTTGCGAACGCGCGCTCGCGGCGCTCGACGCGTTCGAGCGGGCGCTGCGCGACACGAACTTCGTGCGGGCGAACCTGAACGCGCGCGCCGGCGAGGGATACACGGTTGCGACCGACATCGCGGATGCGCTGATTCAATCCGGTACGAGTGCGCGCGACGCGCACGCGTTCGTCGGCGCTGCGGTTCGCGCGGCGGAAGAAGCAGGGCGCGCGCTCGACGAGCGCGACCTCGACGCGCTCGCTCGAGAAGCCGGCCTTAAGAATCTTCACGCGCCGTTAACGCCGCAGGCGAGCGTGGCGGCGAAAATGACGAGCGGATCCACCTCGCCGGGTGCGGTGCGCGCGGGTCTTGCTTCGCTCGCCGCGGAATTGGATCAGATATGA
- the argC gene encoding N-acetyl-gamma-glutamyl-phosphate reductase — protein sequence MTRVHVWGASGYAAGEAIRLLDRHPFFDVGVLESRSHAGAALADHFPLLRTSAYVFSPAGSVASALQAGDVVIAAGGHGEAQTHVPAFLDAGARVVDLSADYRFDDRAAYGLCEWNREVIASAPLVANPGCYPTASLLGLLPLLQLATPLQLIVDAKSGITGAGRNPSVGSLYAEVAGDIRAYGIAGHRHQPEIERFLRVHGSAAPLLFTPHVVPLARGMLADSYAVFDRVLDEGAVRAAFAKAYVSSPFVRMLEGERIPSVAAVNGTNDAELRVDVVGNTVRVLCAIDNLGKGAAGQAVQNLNLMLGYPEETGLHARAIVAG from the coding sequence ATGACGCGTGTGCACGTGTGGGGCGCCAGCGGCTACGCGGCGGGCGAAGCGATTCGATTGCTCGATCGGCACCCGTTCTTCGACGTGGGCGTGCTCGAAAGCCGCAGTCACGCGGGCGCCGCGCTCGCCGATCATTTTCCGCTCTTGCGCACGAGTGCGTACGTCTTTTCACCGGCGGGATCGGTTGCGTCGGCGCTGCAGGCCGGTGACGTGGTGATCGCCGCCGGCGGGCATGGGGAGGCGCAGACGCACGTCCCGGCGTTTCTCGACGCGGGCGCGCGCGTGGTCGATCTCTCGGCCGATTATCGCTTCGACGATCGCGCGGCGTACGGCTTGTGCGAATGGAACCGCGAAGTGATTGCGAGCGCGCCGTTGGTTGCCAACCCGGGCTGTTATCCGACGGCGAGTCTGCTCGGGCTGCTTCCGCTTCTGCAGCTCGCGACGCCGCTACAGCTCATCGTCGATGCAAAGAGCGGTATCACCGGCGCGGGGCGCAATCCGTCGGTCGGCTCGCTCTACGCCGAAGTTGCCGGCGATATTCGCGCCTACGGCATCGCGGGGCACCGGCATCAACCCGAGATCGAACGGTTCTTGCGCGTTCACGGCAGTGCCGCGCCGTTGCTTTTCACGCCGCACGTCGTTCCGCTCGCGCGCGGGATGCTCGCCGATTCGTACGCAGTCTTCGACCGCGTGCTCGATGAAGGCGCGGTGCGCGCCGCGTTTGCGAAAGCGTACGTGAGCAGCCCGTTTGTACGCATGCTCGAGGGCGAGCGCATCCCGAGCGTGGCCGCGGTGAACGGCACGAACGATGCGGAGCTGCGCGTCGACGTGGTCGGAAACACCGTGCGCGTGCTGTGCGCGATCGATAATCTCGGCAAAGGCGCAGCGGGTCAAGCCGTACAGAATCTCAACCTCATGCTGGGCTATCCCGAGGAGACCGGATTGCATGCTCGCGCCATTGTTGCAGGATGA
- the argJ gene encoding bifunctional glutamate N-acetyltransferase/amino-acid acetyltransferase ArgJ, whose protein sequence is MLAPLLQDDDVRLVAVRGGIGAVPGVRLAGVHAGIKPRKRDLALIVFDVPQACASVITTNEIKAAPLLVSAEHIGQSGGAMRAVVCNSGCANACTGERGERDSRATARQTGALLKIPMTSIVIASTGVIGVPLPMDRVQRGLERAIAQLESGMKSSNDAAEAILTTDRVPKLAAYEFYVGGKKYTVGGIAKGSGMIAPNMATMLAFVATNLPMSREALQRELREACDASFNMISVDGCMSTNDAAYAFAPAGKQAPPAPFSRALRQVCLDLALAMVADGEGATKTLTLHVTGAKDVAQARAIGRAAINSNLVRTALYGEDPNWGRIIAAAGSVNAGLDPEKWSLLLNGKTWVQVGAIEALSEAEAHHELEITDIVVELRLGLGDAAATAWGCDLSKDYVRINASYRT, encoded by the coding sequence ATGCTCGCGCCATTGTTGCAGGATGACGACGTCCGCCTCGTAGCCGTACGCGGCGGCATCGGCGCGGTGCCCGGCGTGCGTCTCGCCGGCGTGCACGCCGGCATCAAACCGCGCAAGCGCGATCTCGCGCTGATCGTTTTCGATGTGCCGCAGGCCTGTGCGTCCGTCATCACGACCAACGAGATCAAGGCTGCGCCGCTGCTGGTGAGCGCCGAACACATCGGGCAATCGGGCGGCGCGATGCGCGCCGTCGTGTGCAATTCGGGCTGCGCCAACGCGTGCACGGGCGAGCGCGGCGAGCGCGATAGCCGCGCGACCGCGCGGCAGACCGGCGCGCTGCTGAAGATTCCGATGACGAGCATCGTGATCGCCTCCACCGGCGTGATCGGCGTGCCGCTGCCGATGGATCGCGTGCAGCGCGGCCTCGAGCGCGCGATCGCCCAGCTCGAGAGCGGGATGAAGTCAAGCAACGACGCGGCAGAGGCGATTCTGACCACCGATCGCGTGCCGAAACTCGCAGCCTACGAGTTCTACGTCGGCGGGAAGAAATATACCGTCGGCGGGATCGCCAAAGGATCGGGGATGATCGCTCCCAACATGGCGACGATGCTCGCCTTCGTGGCGACCAATCTGCCGATGAGCCGAGAGGCGCTGCAGCGGGAACTGCGCGAAGCGTGCGATGCGAGCTTCAACATGATTTCGGTTGACGGCTGCATGTCGACCAACGACGCGGCCTATGCGTTCGCGCCCGCCGGCAAACAGGCACCGCCGGCGCCGTTTTCGCGCGCACTGCGCCAGGTTTGTTTGGACCTGGCGCTGGCGATGGTGGCCGACGGCGAGGGCGCGACCAAGACGCTCACCCTCCACGTGACCGGCGCGAAGGACGTCGCGCAAGCGCGCGCGATCGGGCGAGCCGCGATCAACAGCAATTTAGTTCGCACCGCGCTGTACGGTGAGGATCCGAACTGGGGACGCATCATCGCTGCGGCTGGTTCGGTCAACGCGGGACTCGATCCCGAGAAATGGTCGCTCTTGCTCAACGGCAAGACCTGGGTGCAGGTCGGCGCGATCGAAGCGCTCAGCGAAGCCGAGGCGCATCACGAACTGGAGATCACCGATATCGTGGTGGAATTGCGTTTGGGGCTGGGCGACGCGGCCGCCACCGCCTGGGGGTGCGACCTGTCAAAGGACTATGTCCGCATCAACGCAAGTTACCGCACATAG
- a CDS encoding aspartate aminotransferase family protein — protein sequence MDALLGNYNRAPVTFVRGEGCYLFDDQGRRYLDFIAGIAVCALGHSHPWIAQAVSEQARTLVHVSNLYYQEPAGTLARELVDRSGLARVFFCNSGTEANEAAIKLARKRAFRRDEKDRMTILACTGSFHGRTYGALAATDNAKYQEGFGPMPAGFAFTPFNDVAALEKNLDERVAAFIVEPVQGESGVHPATPEFLAAARRLCDARGALLIFDEIQCGMGRLGPLFAFQRFEVTPDVVTMAKALANGLPIGAMLVAECAADALRPGDHGSTFGGSPIPCAAALAHLRVRDAIDLASYVAVREVQLMARLTDLALAFPNAIDGMRGIGLLAALQLKEKYPVGDVVTALREAGVLVGSAGGNSLRFAPPLVIGEEGIDEAYDALYDVLAKLDERKEPILAG from the coding sequence ATGGATGCTCTTTTAGGTAATTATAATCGGGCGCCGGTGACGTTCGTGCGCGGCGAGGGCTGCTATCTCTTCGACGATCAGGGGCGGCGCTATCTCGATTTCATCGCCGGTATTGCGGTGTGTGCGCTCGGTCACAGCCATCCGTGGATCGCACAGGCGGTTTCGGAGCAAGCGCGCACGCTCGTTCACGTGAGCAATCTCTACTATCAGGAGCCGGCCGGCACTCTCGCGCGCGAATTGGTCGATCGCAGCGGCCTCGCGCGCGTGTTCTTCTGCAATTCGGGCACCGAAGCGAACGAAGCCGCGATCAAGCTCGCGCGCAAACGGGCGTTCCGTCGCGACGAGAAGGATCGCATGACGATCCTGGCCTGCACGGGATCGTTTCACGGGCGTACGTACGGCGCGCTGGCCGCTACCGACAACGCGAAGTATCAAGAGGGTTTCGGACCGATGCCGGCGGGCTTCGCGTTCACGCCGTTCAACGACGTCGCCGCGCTCGAGAAGAATTTGGACGAGCGCGTCGCCGCGTTCATCGTCGAGCCGGTGCAGGGAGAGAGCGGCGTCCACCCGGCGACGCCGGAATTTTTGGCTGCGGCGCGGCGGCTGTGCGATGCGCGCGGCGCGCTGCTGATCTTCGATGAGATTCAGTGCGGCATGGGACGGCTCGGACCGCTCTTCGCCTTCCAGCGCTTCGAAGTCACACCCGACGTGGTGACGATGGCGAAGGCGCTCGCGAACGGTTTACCCATCGGCGCGATGCTGGTGGCGGAGTGCGCGGCCGACGCGCTGCGTCCGGGCGATCACGGTTCGACGTTCGGCGGCTCGCCGATTCCGTGCGCGGCGGCGCTGGCGCATCTGCGCGTGCGCGATGCGATCGATCTCGCTTCGTACGTCGCGGTGCGCGAGGTACAGCTGATGGCGCGCCTGACCGATCTCGCGCTGGCGTTTCCCAACGCGATCGACGGGATGCGCGGAATAGGGCTTTTGGCCGCGCTGCAGTTGAAAGAGAAATATCCGGTTGGCGACGTCGTGACCGCGCTGCGCGAAGCCGGCGTGCTGGTCGGAAGCGCGGGCGGGAACTCACTGCGCTTCGCACCGCCGCTGGTGATCGGCGAAGAGGGCATCGACGAGGCCTACGACGCGCTCTACGACGTGCTCGCGAAGCTGGACGAACGCAAAGAACCGATCTTGGCAGGCTGA
- a CDS encoding NADH-quinone oxidoreductase subunit H, with product MILHPIAVQAAQVLTLLLLSPLLTGCIARAEAVIAGKRGPSIFQTYRDILKFFRKQPLTPEPSSWVFRTAPYVACACYATIATLIPVLTTYPLPGATFGDILGGAFLFALAGFATALAGIDSGSEYAQIGSSRATMVGILVEPTLIFVFFSVAFITGTDLPYAMNAALRDSAANVLRPAHVLATAAFFMMMLVDTGRIPIESSSATIEFGMIDDARTFEHSGPWMALFKWSSSMKQFLLYTIFVNVLLLPMGLSSSGSVGSVALAVVTLFGKMLIVGAVVAAIETTFAKLRLYKITEFIATGLLIAILAVFAYAVGFG from the coding sequence TTGATCTTACACCCGATAGCGGTGCAGGCGGCCCAGGTATTGACTCTCCTGCTGCTCTCACCGCTGCTCACGGGATGTATCGCGCGCGCCGAAGCCGTCATTGCCGGCAAGCGTGGCCCGTCGATTTTCCAGACGTACCGCGACATCCTGAAGTTTTTTCGGAAGCAACCGCTTACACCGGAGCCCTCGTCGTGGGTTTTCCGAACGGCCCCGTATGTGGCGTGTGCGTGCTATGCGACGATCGCAACGCTGATCCCGGTCCTCACCACGTACCCGTTGCCCGGCGCCACCTTCGGCGACATTCTCGGCGGCGCGTTCCTCTTCGCTCTCGCGGGTTTCGCAACGGCGCTTGCCGGAATCGACTCGGGTTCGGAATACGCGCAGATCGGCAGCAGCCGTGCGACGATGGTCGGCATCCTCGTCGAGCCTACGCTGATCTTCGTATTTTTCTCGGTTGCCTTTATCACAGGAACCGATCTGCCGTACGCGATGAACGCCGCGCTTCGCGACTCCGCGGCCAACGTGCTTCGCCCAGCGCACGTGCTCGCGACCGCGGCCTTTTTCATGATGATGCTAGTGGATACCGGACGCATACCGATCGAAAGTTCGTCAGCGACCATCGAATTCGGCATGATCGACGATGCGCGCACGTTTGAGCATTCCGGCCCGTGGATGGCCCTCTTCAAGTGGAGCTCGTCCATGAAGCAATTTTTGCTCTATACAATTTTCGTCAACGTGTTGCTGTTGCCGATGGGTTTATCGTCAAGCGGTAGCGTCGGGTCAGTAGCGCTCGCGGTTGTGACGCTCTTCGGAAAGATGCTGATCGTCGGCGCGGTTGTGGCTGCTATCGAGACGACGTTCGCGAAATTGCGCTTGTACAAGATTACCGAATTCATCGCAACCGGTCTGCTCATCGCCATCCTGGCGGTCTTCGCCTATGCGGTGGGGTTCGGATGA
- a CDS encoding proton-conducting transporter membrane subunit, whose amino-acid sequence MNALPTAIIAIPVAAVIFSLVLPSRVGRVVTGIAGVATAACIGAVVFLTANENSHIDALSALFLIPVGIVYGAVGIYSTWYVRAESIGADGDERYRREFLALTNAFACAEALVPLLTNMAGLWVTLEVTTIVAALLVRLQGTDASLEAAWKYILIASCGLAVGLIGVVVLYASGTSVLGSYYTPDWANYMSVATKLDVDAVRLAFLLALIGFGTKMGLAPMHTWLPDAHGAGPTPTSAMLSGVLLSDALYIITRFASITNAAIGPGMTRHLFFIVGLLSLFVGAFFLLYQRDIKRMLAYSSIEHMGIVACGLAFGARIAVIGALLHVVNHAATKALAFLGAGRLAARFETRDIAGITGGVAVLPISGTLFALAGLALAGMPPFGVFRSELMILSGGFGGSTWPIAAIVLGLLLVAFAGLVRWTTGVTAGMPPGGVRRGERDIGAIASMLLAFAVVLGLGLYVPAHLGVLLDRAGDIVGGHP is encoded by the coding sequence ATGAACGCCCTACCGACGGCGATCATCGCCATTCCCGTTGCGGCCGTCATTTTTTCGCTCGTCCTACCGTCTCGGGTAGGCCGCGTGGTGACCGGCATCGCCGGCGTCGCGACCGCGGCCTGCATTGGTGCCGTCGTCTTTCTCACCGCGAACGAAAACTCGCACATCGATGCGCTCTCCGCGCTTTTTCTAATCCCGGTTGGAATCGTCTACGGGGCGGTCGGTATCTACAGCACGTGGTACGTTCGTGCAGAATCCATTGGAGCGGACGGTGACGAACGCTACCGACGCGAATTCCTCGCGTTGACCAACGCCTTCGCTTGCGCGGAAGCGCTGGTGCCGCTCTTGACGAACATGGCCGGGCTCTGGGTGACGCTCGAGGTGACGACGATCGTCGCCGCGCTTTTGGTTCGTTTGCAGGGTACGGACGCGTCGCTCGAAGCCGCGTGGAAGTACATTCTCATCGCTTCATGCGGCTTGGCCGTTGGTTTGATCGGCGTGGTCGTTCTCTACGCCTCGGGTACGAGCGTACTGGGTTCATACTACACACCCGATTGGGCGAACTACATGTCCGTCGCCACGAAGCTAGACGTCGACGCGGTGCGTCTTGCGTTCCTGCTCGCGCTGATTGGATTCGGAACAAAGATGGGCCTTGCTCCGATGCACACCTGGCTGCCGGACGCACACGGCGCCGGCCCGACGCCGACCAGCGCAATGCTTTCGGGCGTGCTGCTTTCCGACGCGCTCTATATCATCACCCGCTTCGCGTCGATCACGAACGCCGCTATCGGCCCCGGCATGACGCGACATCTCTTTTTTATCGTCGGACTGCTCTCGCTCTTCGTCGGCGCCTTCTTCCTCCTATATCAACGCGATATTAAGCGTATGCTCGCCTATTCGAGCATCGAGCACATGGGCATCGTGGCGTGCGGCCTCGCATTCGGAGCGCGTATTGCGGTCATCGGGGCGCTGCTGCACGTCGTCAATCACGCGGCGACCAAAGCGCTCGCGTTCTTGGGCGCCGGGCGCCTCGCTGCGCGCTTCGAAACGCGCGATATCGCAGGTATCACCGGCGGCGTCGCCGTGCTCCCGATCTCCGGCACGCTGTTCGCGCTCGCGGGACTGGCACTCGCCGGCATGCCGCCCTTTGGTGTCTTTCGCAGCGAGTTGATGATTCTGAGCGGAGGATTCGGCGGCAGCACATGGCCGATCGCCGCAATCGTGCTCGGCCTACTATTGGTTGCGTTCGCCGGACTTGTTCGCTGGACGACCGGTGTGACGGCAGGTATGCCGCCGGGGGGTGTGCGTCGCGGTGAGCGAGATATCGGTGCTATTGCGTCGATGCTGCTGGCGTTTGCCGTCGTCCTCGGTCTCGGTCTCTATGTACCAGCTCATCTCGGAGTTCTGCTCGATCGTGCAGGCGATATCGTCGGAGGTCATCCATGA
- a CDS encoding NADH-quinone oxidoreductase subunit C: MSGPIAHSSIQTATERRVQEGARLAWIFGDRVGSDVVLHYVVDRDGKLHDESSAVYDSVRSISGQVPAADWYEREIAERFGVRFQGLTENRPLVKVVPAELLMRVESPEVSTVLYGPVRSGIVESVRWIVETAGEDFIDVYPSMFFKHRGLEERFIGAPIELAPFVAEHASGATASSHAAAFACAAESAMGIEVPSRARATRAVLVELERAHQHLDSLAKLAEDGSLAVGSAQVFAAKERVHRILCDATGNRFARGVICVGGTRFDVLERLRETCARDLDVAENHARTAVDRLINTQSFMDRLIGTGRLSRELVVRHGGVGPVARGSGVPCDVRTLDGYLFTPLAGEEALEDNGDAASRALVRVAELQRSYQLVRNALDADPGGPYAVPVELRDGSAIARIESPQGELLYFVRISDGALARVAVRSASYANWPLFVPSLPGNIFTDFSFIEHSFASSQSEVDR, translated from the coding sequence ATGAGCGGACCGATCGCACACAGCAGCATACAAACCGCGACGGAGCGACGTGTCCAAGAAGGTGCGCGCCTGGCATGGATCTTTGGCGACCGCGTCGGTTCGGACGTGGTACTCCACTACGTCGTGGATCGCGATGGTAAACTGCATGACGAATCGTCAGCGGTATACGATTCCGTCCGTTCGATCAGCGGTCAAGTGCCTGCCGCCGATTGGTACGAGCGGGAAATCGCGGAGCGCTTCGGCGTCCGCTTCCAGGGCCTAACCGAAAACCGGCCGTTAGTGAAGGTAGTTCCTGCGGAACTTCTGATGCGGGTCGAGTCCCCCGAGGTGTCGACGGTATTATACGGACCGGTACGATCCGGCATCGTTGAGTCGGTCCGATGGATCGTGGAGACCGCGGGCGAGGACTTCATCGACGTCTACCCGTCGATGTTCTTCAAACATCGCGGGCTCGAGGAGCGCTTCATTGGCGCACCGATCGAACTCGCACCGTTCGTGGCGGAGCATGCTTCCGGCGCGACGGCGTCGAGTCACGCGGCCGCGTTCGCCTGCGCAGCCGAAAGCGCGATGGGAATTGAGGTGCCGAGCCGCGCTCGTGCTACGCGAGCCGTCTTGGTAGAACTCGAGCGCGCCCACCAGCACCTCGATTCACTCGCCAAACTCGCCGAAGACGGCTCGTTGGCGGTCGGTTCCGCGCAGGTCTTTGCGGCGAAGGAACGCGTGCATCGGATCCTCTGCGACGCGACCGGCAACCGCTTTGCACGCGGGGTGATTTGCGTCGGTGGAACGCGCTTCGACGTGCTCGAGCGCCTGCGCGAGACCTGCGCACGAGACCTCGACGTCGCGGAGAATCACGCACGTACTGCGGTCGACCGGCTGATCAATACCCAGTCGTTCATGGACCGCCTCATCGGCACCGGAAGGCTTTCGCGCGAGCTCGTGGTGCGGCATGGCGGGGTCGGCCCTGTTGCACGTGGCAGCGGCGTCCCGTGCGACGTACGTACGCTCGATGGGTACCTATTCACTCCGCTCGCCGGCGAGGAAGCCTTGGAGGACAATGGCGACGCAGCGTCGCGGGCACTGGTACGCGTTGCCGAGCTTCAACGCTCGTACCAACTCGTGCGTAACGCACTCGACGCCGATCCGGGTGGTCCTTACGCCGTTCCCGTGGAGCTGCGCGACGGCAGTGCCATCGCGCGCATCGAGTCGCCTCAGGGGGAGTTGCTCTACTTCGTGCGTATCTCGGACGGCGCGCTTGCGCGCGTGGCGGTCCGATCGGCGTCCTATGCGAATTGGCCGCTTTTCGTGCCATCGCTTCCGGGAAACATCTTTACGGACTTCTCGTTCATCGAGCATTCCTTCGCTTCGTCACAGTCGGAAGTGGACCGATGA